From Halorussus lipolyticus:
CGGGGCTGTGACACGGTACAAGTCCTCACGACAAGAGTTTGCATATTACAGGGTGCATGCAATCGTCTCGAACTGCGAGACGCTCGCTCCGAATCTTCCCCGGAGTGCGCCGCGCGCCGCTGGCCGGAGGAGGCGACTTCGGGGGCGGTCATCAGGCTCTGACCTCCTTGTCGTCTCGGGCGGCGTCTTTCTCGTCGCGGGCGACCCCGGCCTCGCGGGCGAAGCGTTCGAGGTCGGCGACGGTGACGCGGTTCTTCTCCGCGCCGTAGTCTTTGACCCGGCGGGTCACCTTCCGGACCTCGGTGTCGGTCGGGGTGAATCCGCGGTCCTCCAGTCGCTTGCGGACCGAGTGGGTGCCGGTGTGCTTGCCCATCACGAACTCGCGTTCGGCACCGACCATCTCGGGGGTCATGACGCCCGGTTCGAAGGTGTCGGAGTTCTCGATGACGCCCGCGGCGTGGATGCCGGATTCGTGGGCGAAAGCGTTGTCGCCGGTAATCGGTTTGTTCGCGGGGACTGGCACGTCGCTGTACTCCTCGACCATCGCGGAGGCTTCCGAGATGTGGGTGGTGTCGATACCGGTGTCCACGCCGTAGACCGATTCGACCGTCATCACGACCTCCTCGTAGGCGGCGTTGCCTGCTCGCTCGCCGATGCCGTTGATGGAGACTTGGGCTTGGTCGGCCCCAGCCTCGAACCCGGCGACGGCGTTGGCGCTGGCCATGCCGAAGTCGTCGTGAGTGTGAACGTCGATTCTGGCGTCGGTGTTGTCCGCGACCATCTCCACGAGGTCCCCGAACCGGGTCGGGGTTGCGACCCCACAGGTGTCGGGGATGTTTATCCAATCGACGCCGACCTCGGAGACGGCTTGGACCACCTCTTTCAGGTATTCGTCGTCGGTCCGGGTGGCGTCCATCGGCGAGAACATCGCGATGACGCCCGCCTCCTTCACGCGCTCGACCGCTTCGACCGAGCGGGCGAGGACCTCCTCGCGGGTGGCGTGCATGGAGTCCTCGATTTGCACGTCGCTGGTCGAGGCGAAGACGTGGACCATCTCGACGCCGGCGTCGATTGCGGCTTCCACGTCCTTGTCCACGACTCTGGCGAGGCCGCAGGTGGTCGCGGTGGTGCTGTCGGCGATGTCGCTGACGGCCTCGAACTCGGCGTCGGAGTTGACCGGGAACCCTGCTTCGATGACGTGGGTACCCATCCGGTCC
This genomic window contains:
- a CDS encoding LeuA family protein: MAESGQHEIRCLTTTCTRPIPVGRVEFFDGTLRTNTEFESARVFDTTLRDGEQAPRTSFSYDEKRAIAETLDRMGTHVIEAGFPVNSDAEFEAVSDIADSTTATTCGLARVVDKDVEAAIDAGVEMVHVFASTSDVQIEDSMHATREEVLARSVEAVERVKEAGVIAMFSPMDATRTDDEYLKEVVQAVSEVGVDWINIPDTCGVATPTRFGDLVEMVADNTDARIDVHTHDDFGMASANAVAGFEAGADQAQVSINGIGERAGNAAYEEVVMTVESVYGVDTGIDTTHISEASAMVEEYSDVPVPANKPITGDNAFAHESGIHAAGVIENSDTFEPGVMTPEMVGAEREFVMGKHTGTHSVRKRLEDRGFTPTDTEVRKVTRRVKDYGAEKNRVTVADLERFAREAGVARDEKDAARDDKEVRA